In one window of Desulfovibrio sp. UCD-KL4C DNA:
- a CDS encoding V4R domain-containing protein has protein sequence MKERKYKFSWDLIGDLELGRPNLGPYARLEVYRLMQFSFRDILEKNYGTEKADELFYESGKLAGEEMFKKFFSELTNFNEYVKVLQTALREMGVGILKVEEADLEVGRFVLTVSEDLDCSGLPELDYEICAYDEGFIAGLMESFTGSKFEVKEVDCWCTGDRTCRFLAEVVKD, from the coding sequence GTGAAAGAGAGAAAGTATAAATTTTCGTGGGATCTTATAGGTGACCTTGAACTGGGACGCCCTAATTTAGGTCCTTATGCCAGACTTGAAGTTTACCGTTTAATGCAGTTTTCTTTTCGAGATATTTTGGAAAAGAATTACGGTACTGAAAAAGCTGATGAATTGTTTTATGAATCCGGTAAACTTGCCGGCGAAGAAATGTTCAAGAAATTTTTTTCAGAATTAACTAATTTTAATGAGTACGTAAAAGTTTTGCAAACTGCTTTGCGAGAAATGGGTGTAGGAATTCTTAAAGTGGAAGAAGCTGATCTTGAAGTGGGTAGGTTTGTGCTAACCGTTTCTGAAGATCTGGACTGTTCAGGGTTACCGGAGCTTGATTATGAAATTTGTGCTTATGATGAAGGATTTATAGCTGGTTTGATGGAAAGTTTTACAGGGAGTAAATTTGAAGTAAAAGAAGTCGATTGCTGGTGTACAGGAGATAGAACCTGTAGGTTTTTAGCAGAAGTCGTGAAGGATTAG
- a CDS encoding GGDEF domain-containing protein, whose amino-acid sequence MPRQFPFELGSLTDKKESTSSKPTTDNEDYAISSEIVDIIRHVLTYPEQDIILPASFRENTDLISLLNDFKDISLFAFSLANGDTSKDLRVKGFMAGALKTLRSHLRHMTWQTKQVAEGDYSQQIDFLGEFSEAFNGMVVQLAETRTKLIESEQKYRLLAVTDPLTGLFNRRSFFDSARKELNRTERKGGSVSFLMIDADHFKNINDVHGHACGDIVLRALGIFISDSIREEDILARYGGEEFVVILPDTSEIEAVQVAERMRESLSNIKIPIGPCEVNITMSIGVYEYKGHGNPVKLGDKDVDQVICNADKALYKAKEKGRNMVCSFSLL is encoded by the coding sequence ATGCCTCGTCAGTTTCCATTTGAGCTTGGGTCATTAACCGATAAGAAAGAAAGCACTTCTTCAAAACCAACTACTGATAATGAAGATTATGCTATTTCTTCTGAAATTGTTGATATTATCCGCCATGTTTTAACATATCCTGAACAAGACATCATTCTTCCGGCATCATTTAGAGAAAATACTGATCTGATTTCTTTGCTAAATGACTTTAAAGATATCAGTCTTTTTGCCTTTTCTCTTGCAAATGGAGATACCTCAAAAGATCTTAGAGTCAAAGGGTTTATGGCTGGAGCGCTAAAGACGCTTCGTTCACATTTGCGTCATATGACTTGGCAGACAAAACAAGTGGCTGAAGGTGATTACAGTCAGCAAATTGATTTCTTGGGTGAATTTTCTGAAGCATTTAATGGTATGGTTGTCCAGCTTGCAGAAACGAGAACTAAGCTTATTGAGAGTGAGCAAAAATATCGTTTACTGGCGGTGACTGACCCGCTTACCGGTCTTTTTAACCGAAGATCGTTTTTTGATTCAGCACGGAAGGAATTGAATCGAACAGAACGTAAGGGCGGGAGTGTTTCTTTTCTCATGATCGATGCAGATCATTTTAAAAATATTAATGATGTTCATGGCCATGCCTGTGGGGACATTGTATTGCGTGCTTTAGGAATTTTTATTTCAGATTCTATTCGCGAAGAAGATATTTTGGCGCGTTATGGTGGCGAAGAGTTTGTTGTTATTCTTCCTGATACTTCTGAAATAGAGGCTGTTCAGGTTGCTGAGAGAATGCGTGAATCGTTGAGCAATATTAAAATACCTATTGGTCCTTGTGAAGTTAATATTACAATGAGTATTGGAGTTTATGAGTATAAAGGACATGGGAATCCTGTTAAGTTAGGTGATAAGGATGTAGATCAGGTTATATGCAATGCCGATAAAGCCCTTTATAAGGCAAAAGAGAAGGGGCGCAATATGGTTTGTTCTTTTTCTTTGTTGTAA
- a CDS encoding endoprotease, with amino-acid sequence MSDYVAPEDSQAGVTAAGGNGQANGRLSILGNDEGEYEHESNQENIQNSTRSQLRGTGDEGDVNLDSSSIAQIDPADYEINYGEGIEVPSHIDQHFRDFARENGVTAELAQKLVDFNNKLESARHQDHEQQVNKWADEISSLPGWHGAAFRQNVSIANKAMKAFASPELVKLIKDSGYNNHPEVVKAFHGIGMRMSEDSYVDSPKPTGRKKTIGEILYPNQPV; translated from the coding sequence ATGAGTGATTACGTTGCTCCTGAAGATTCGCAGGCGGGGGTAACCGCTGCCGGAGGTAATGGACAAGCGAATGGGAGGCTATCCATTCTTGGAAATGATGAGGGTGAGTATGAACATGAATCAAATCAAGAAAATATTCAAAATTCAACTAGGAGTCAGCTCCGTGGAACAGGTGACGAAGGTGATGTTAATCTGGACTCTAGCTCTATCGCGCAGATTGATCCAGCAGACTATGAAATAAATTATGGAGAAGGAATTGAAGTTCCATCCCATATTGATCAGCATTTCAGAGATTTTGCTCGTGAAAACGGTGTAACTGCCGAGCTTGCACAGAAATTGGTTGATTTTAATAACAAACTTGAAAGTGCAAGACATCAGGACCATGAACAGCAGGTCAATAAGTGGGCGGATGAAATAAGTTCTTTACCAGGCTGGCATGGAGCTGCTTTCAGGCAAAATGTAAGTATAGCTAATAAGGCAATGAAAGCTTTTGCTTCACCTGAACTGGTAAAGCTGATCAAAGATTCCGGCTATAACAATCACCCTGAGGTGGTTAAAGCTTTTCATGGAATAGGGATGCGTATGTCCGAAGATTCTTATGTGGACAGCCCGAAGCCGACTGGAAGGAAGAAAACAATCGGTGAAATCCTTTATCCTAATCAGCCTGTTTAA
- a CDS encoding major capsid protein, producing the protein MGTLGNNALTLAEWSKRVDPSGDVAAVVETLSQTNEILEDAAWVEGNLPTGHRTTVRTDLPTVSWRKLNYGIKPSKSRTKQVDDTCGMLESYAEMDKALSELNGHTSTFRVSEERAFLEAMNQEFADTFVYGDTALEPEKYLGLSPRFSSLEHENVVNFGGTGSNCTSIWIVCWSDQTVHFTFPKGSTGGLTHKDLGEVTLEDANGGKYQGLRTHFKWTPGLVVRDWRYVMRIASIDTTNLGTESLRHALIQALNKIPNTNMGKTVIYCNQTIKTQLDIEASDKNNVMLKTENWEGKPVTTFWGCPIRRVDSILNTESAVTA; encoded by the coding sequence ATGGGAACTCTTGGTAACAACGCTCTTACTCTTGCAGAATGGTCTAAACGTGTTGATCCTAGTGGTGATGTTGCTGCTGTTGTTGAAACACTATCACAGACAAACGAGATTCTTGAAGATGCCGCTTGGGTTGAAGGTAATCTGCCGACAGGCCACAGAACAACAGTTCGTACTGATTTGCCAACCGTAAGCTGGCGTAAGCTCAACTACGGTATTAAACCCAGCAAGTCACGCACAAAGCAGGTTGATGATACTTGTGGAATGTTGGAATCATATGCGGAAATGGATAAAGCGTTGTCGGAGCTTAACGGGCACACTTCAACCTTCCGTGTGTCAGAAGAACGTGCATTCCTTGAAGCTATGAATCAGGAATTTGCAGATACTTTCGTTTACGGGGACACAGCTCTTGAGCCTGAAAAATATTTGGGTCTTTCACCTCGTTTCAGCAGCCTTGAACATGAAAATGTAGTCAATTTCGGTGGGACTGGGAGTAATTGTACATCTATTTGGATTGTCTGCTGGTCAGATCAGACTGTGCATTTCACTTTCCCTAAAGGGAGCACTGGCGGTCTTACTCATAAAGATCTTGGTGAAGTCACTTTGGAAGACGCAAACGGTGGTAAATATCAGGGCCTTCGTACCCATTTTAAATGGACACCCGGTCTAGTTGTCCGTGACTGGCGTTATGTAATGCGCATTGCTTCCATCGATACCACCAATTTGGGGACTGAATCTTTGCGTCATGCCCTGATTCAGGCTTTGAACAAAATACCCAACACCAATATGGGTAAGACTGTAATTTATTGTAATCAGACCATCAAAACTCAGCTTGATATTGAAGCCTCCGACAAAAATAACGTCATGCTTAAAACTGAAAACTGGGAAGGTAAGCCTGTAACGACCTTCTGGGGATGCCCGATTCGCAGAGTTGATTCTATTCTCAATACTGAGTCTGCAGTCACTGCTTAA
- a CDS encoding Bbp16 family capsid cement protein: MYLDKELCFCEEQPIVGNTISENIIYVGEDCGSGNTVKLKVYVDGEAFEGLTDLRVALQGAENDSFGFYNTIFESGAIPVASLIKGYNFPLPCLPVEHKAYVRLSFTVGGSNATAGKISGYVIMDDQTNV; encoded by the coding sequence ATGTATTTAGATAAAGAGCTTTGTTTTTGCGAAGAACAACCAATAGTCGGAAACACAATTTCTGAAAATATCATCTATGTTGGTGAAGATTGCGGTAGTGGAAATACTGTTAAACTTAAGGTTTATGTGGATGGTGAAGCATTTGAAGGTCTTACAGATTTAAGAGTGGCTTTGCAGGGGGCTGAAAATGATTCTTTCGGTTTCTATAATACCATTTTTGAGTCAGGCGCAATTCCTGTTGCTAGTTTGATTAAAGGGTACAATTTCCCACTTCCGTGCCTTCCTGTGGAGCACAAAGCGTACGTGAGGTTATCTTTTACCGTAGGTGGAAGTAATGCAACAGCTGGGAAAATAAGCGGTTATGTTATTATGGATGATCAGACAAACGTATAG